The following proteins are encoded in a genomic region of Gossypium hirsutum isolate 1008001.06 chromosome D05, Gossypium_hirsutum_v2.1, whole genome shotgun sequence:
- the LOC107914018 gene encoding protein MOS2, with protein sequence MKLSFSLPSKSKPTQKVPIPKPSTAQDDLNPKEFVTEFDPSKTLPDPNSKPSYVIPPKQNEWRPYKKMKNLDLPLQSDASRDLQFELDSSSHNPNPDSAISYGLNLRNNSSTKGEADNKDVTPGSAASVETLLLQSFKEDLKKLPEDRGFEEFEDVPVEGFGKALLAGYGWVEGRGIGKNAKEDVKVKQYERRTDKEGLGFSSKEFKDRGQGLKNVKENIDKKEREEDEDGFFVGKDVRVIEGRGMGSKGTIMEKLGDSWVVLKLKNRDEEVKVRISEIADLGSREEEKCLRRLKELKIRDEKMSKHKDERKYSKRSRNTEKISETQVNVEITRTNGDRGVSWLKSHIRVRIISKSLAGGRLYLKKGQVVDVVGPYMCDIAMDDSKELIQGVEQELLETALPRRGGPVLVLYGRHKGVYGNLVERDLDREMGVVRDADSQELLDVKLEQVAEYMGDPSYLGY encoded by the coding sequence ATGAAACTATCCTTCTCTCTCCCCTCCAAATCAAAACCCACCCAAAAAGTGCCCATCCCCAAGCCCTCCACCGCCCAAGATGACCTAAACCCCAAAGAATTTGTCACAGAATTCGACCCTTCCAAAACCCTACCCGACCCCAATTCGAAACCCTCCTACGTAATCCCTCCCAAGCAAAACGAATGGCGCCCATACAAGAAGATGAAGAATCTTGACCTCCCTCTCCAATCCGATGCCTCTCGTGATCTCCAATTCGAGCTTGATTCCTCCTCTCACAATCCCAACCCTGATTCCGCAATCTCTTACGGTCTCAATCTCCGCAATAACAGCTCCACCAAGGGTGAGGCGGATAACAAAGATGTAACTCCTGGATCAGCAGCTTCCGTCGAGACGCTCCTTCTCCAGAGTTTTAAAGAGGATTTGAAGAAGTTGCCCGAGGATCGAGGGTTTGAGGAGTTCGAGGATGTACCTGTGGAGGGTTTTGGTAAGGCTTTGCTTGCTGGATACGGGTGGGTTGAAGGTAGGGGAATTGGGAAAAACGctaaagaagatgttaaagtaaAGCAATACGAGCGGAGGACCGACAAAGAGGGGTTAGGGTTTAGTTCTAAGGAATTTAAAGACAGAGGACAGGGTTTGAAGAATGTCAAAGAGAATATTGACAAGAAAGAAAGAGAGGAGGATGAAGATGGGTTTTTTGTGGGGAAAGACGTCAGAGTGATTGAAGGGAGAGGGATGGGTTCCAAAGGTACAATAATGGAGAAGTTGGGCGATAGTTGGGTTGTTTTGAAGTTGAAGAATAGAGACGAAGAAGTTAAAGTCCGTATATCTGAGATAGCTGATTTGGGTTCAAGGGAAGAAGAGAAGTGTTTGAGGAGATTGAAGGAGTTGAAGATTAGGGATGAAAAAATGTCGAAACATAAGGATGAAAGAAAGTATAGTAAACGGAGTAGAAATACTGAAAAAATAAGTGAAACACAAGTTAATGTGGAGATAACTAGGACTAATGGTGACCGAGGGGTTTCTTGGCTTAAAAGTCACATTAGGGTTCGGATTATTAGTAAAAGTTTAGCAGGGGGGAGGTTATATTTGAAGAAAGGGCAGGTGGTGGATGTTGTTGGACCATATATGTGTGACATAGCAATGGATGACAGCAAAGAGTTGATTCAAGGGGTTGAGCAGGAACTGCTCGAGACTGCATTGCCGAGGCGTGGCGGTCCGGTTCTTGTTTTGTATGGTAGGCATAAAGGTGTGTATGGAAATTTGGTAGAGAGGGATTTAGATCGAGAAATGGGTGTTGTAAGAGATGCTGATAGTCAGGAGTTGCTAGATGTGAAACTTGAACAGGTTGCTGAGTATATGGGGGATCCAAGCTATCTTGGGTATTAA